A window from Chloroflexota bacterium encodes these proteins:
- a CDS encoding MOSC domain-containing protein has translation MVRSSDPVTHPSIEQLNAGLDSIRRSPEDAGTLLKVVQRPAVDRRNVVAEGRLDVEDGLVGDSWKDRGSKSTADGSANPEAQITIINSRALQLMARSEERWPLAGDQLVIDIDMSVANMPPGTRLSIGSAVLEISAEPHTGCVKFAARFGNDALRFVSTPTGQDLRLRGANSRVVRSGTIRAGDVVKKDSLRFVKSNLDEAGKG, from the coding sequence ATGGTCCGTTCGAGCGATCCGGTGACCCACCCGAGCATCGAACAGTTAAACGCCGGCCTGGACTCGATCCGCCGGTCCCCGGAAGATGCCGGCACCCTCCTTAAGGTCGTGCAACGCCCGGCGGTCGACCGGCGCAATGTCGTCGCCGAAGGCAGGCTCGACGTCGAAGACGGCCTGGTCGGCGATTCATGGAAGGACCGCGGGAGCAAAAGCACCGCGGACGGAAGCGCGAATCCCGAGGCGCAGATAACGATCATCAACTCCCGCGCGCTCCAACTCATGGCCCGGTCCGAAGAGCGCTGGCCGCTTGCCGGCGATCAGCTCGTGATCGATATCGACATGAGCGTGGCGAACATGCCGCCGGGGACTCGGCTGTCAATCGGATCGGCGGTGCTGGAAATATCCGCCGAACCCCACACCGGCTGCGTCAAGTTCGCCGCCCGGTTCGGAAATGATGCGCTCAGGTTCGTCAGCACCCCAACCGGCCAGGACTTGCGGCTCCGGGGCGCCAACTCCCGCGTCGTGCGGTCGGGGACGATCCGGGCCGGCGACGTAGTCAAGAAGGACTCTCTACGGTTTGTCAAGTCCAATTTGGATGAGGCTGGAAAAGGG
- a CDS encoding superoxide dismutase family protein translates to MKSRAKVCCAIAVSLLAAIAAACGPAESGPLEIATTASAQVMSPEGESLGTVTFTQAERGVLVQADLSGLTPGAHGFHIHETGSCAPDFSAAGDHFAPSGIEHGYFNPEGHHAGDLPNIYAGADGIARADFFSGAISLADGEPNSLFDGDGSAIIVHEKGDTYGADAGAGGRVGCGVVARN, encoded by the coding sequence ATGAAGTCCAGAGCCAAGGTGTGTTGCGCCATTGCGGTCTCGCTGCTGGCGGCGATTGCGGCCGCCTGCGGACCCGCGGAATCCGGTCCGCTGGAGATTGCGACCACCGCCAGCGCCCAGGTCATGAGTCCCGAGGGCGAGTCTCTGGGCACGGTGACCTTCACCCAGGCGGAACGGGGCGTGCTGGTGCAGGCGGACCTTAGCGGGTTGACGCCCGGTGCCCACGGATTCCACATCCACGAGACGGGAAGTTGCGCGCCGGACTTCTCCGCCGCTGGCGACCATTTCGCTCCCTCCGGCATCGAGCACGGCTACTTCAACCCGGAAGGGCACCACGCCGGAGACCTTCCCAACATTTACGCCGGCGCCGACGGGATCGCCCGCGCCGACTTCTTCAGCGGCGCCATTTCCCTTGCCGACGGCGAGCCCAATTCCCTTTTCGACGGGGACGGTTCCGCGATCATCGTCCACGAGAAGGGTGACACGTACGGCGCCGACGCGGGAGCCGGTGGTCGGGTCGGCTGCGGAGTAGTCGCGCGGAACTAG
- a CDS encoding mandelate racemase/muconate lactonizing enzyme family protein, which translates to MKVTGLKTMVVEAEPPYIGGRYFLFLELQTDEGISGIGERIAGSAYSNHPDDLKSQVRLIEEFVGQFVLGENPLNIELIWDRMYGTRHDLRHPSLYSTPVISAIDMALWDIAGKAANQPIYNLLGGRYHERLRAYAYMPSEGIRERPEKAGEVAEMLLEAGNTACKIDPFMPLHPIRDISLSEIEHAGRIFESIRNAVGNRLEVAIGTHGQMPTYSAIRVAKYLEPYNPFWFEEPVMPEKVEEMARIAAHTSIPIATGERLVTKYEFARVLEQQAAQIIQLDVGQCGGITEAKKIAGMAEAHYAMIAPHMYCGPVAAAAAIQIDTCSPNFLIQEANVGPLHRKIFKEPLVVENGYITPPDGPGLGVEFDEDVLRAHLVS; encoded by the coding sequence ATGAAGGTCACCGGGCTAAAGACGATGGTCGTCGAAGCGGAGCCGCCGTACATCGGCGGCAGGTACTTCCTCTTTCTCGAGCTACAGACCGACGAGGGAATCTCCGGCATCGGCGAAAGGATCGCCGGCAGCGCCTATTCGAACCATCCCGACGACCTGAAGTCGCAGGTCAGGTTGATCGAGGAGTTCGTCGGCCAATTCGTGCTCGGCGAGAACCCTCTGAACATCGAGCTGATCTGGGACCGCATGTACGGAACCCGCCACGATCTGCGCCATCCCAGCCTCTATTCGACGCCGGTGATCAGCGCGATCGACATGGCGCTCTGGGATATCGCCGGCAAGGCCGCCAATCAACCGATCTACAACCTGCTGGGGGGCCGCTACCACGAACGCCTGCGCGCCTATGCATACATGCCCAGCGAAGGCATCCGAGAGCGACCCGAAAAAGCCGGCGAAGTCGCGGAAATGCTCCTGGAGGCGGGCAATACTGCCTGCAAGATCGACCCGTTCATGCCGCTCCACCCCATCCGCGACATCTCGCTTTCAGAGATAGAGCACGCGGGCAGGATCTTCGAGAGCATCCGCAACGCGGTCGGCAACCGGCTCGAGGTCGCCATCGGGACGCATGGGCAGATGCCGACCTACAGCGCGATCCGCGTGGCCAAGTATCTTGAGCCTTACAACCCGTTCTGGTTCGAGGAACCGGTGATGCCGGAAAAGGTCGAGGAGATGGCCCGCATCGCCGCCCACACCAGCATTCCGATCGCGACCGGCGAACGCCTGGTCACCAAGTACGAATTCGCGCGCGTGCTGGAGCAGCAGGCGGCCCAGATCATCCAGCTCGACGTCGGCCAGTGTGGCGGCATAACCGAAGCCAAGAAGATCGCGGGCATGGCCGAGGCGCATTACGCGATGATCGCCCCGCACATGTACTGCGGGCCAGTTGCCGCGGCGGCGGCGATTCAGATCGATACCTGCTCACCAAATTTCCTGATCCAGGAAGCCAACGTGGGGCCGCTGCACCGCAAGATCTTCAAGGAACCGCTGGTCGTGGAGAACGGCTACATCACGCCACCTGACGGTCCCGGACTCGGCGTCGAGTTCGACGAGGACGTGCTCCGGGCCCACCTGGTCTCTTAG
- a CDS encoding cupin domain-containing protein, with product MHRGSDDVDWPGDELQLKTGFDFLELPDAYDALAPDGSEIRLLAETPRASMVHCSLAPGRVSIAVAHRTVEELWYCLEGGGQLWRRQGDRETVVELAPGVSVSIPLGARFQFRNTGDAALRFIIATIPAWPGDDEAFPVPGPWSASL from the coding sequence ATGCACCGCGGTTCCGACGACGTTGATTGGCCCGGGGATGAGCTGCAATTGAAAACCGGTTTCGACTTCCTTGAACTGCCGGACGCGTACGACGCGCTGGCCCCGGACGGGTCCGAAATCCGCTTGCTGGCCGAAACGCCGCGCGCCAGCATGGTTCATTGCTCGCTGGCACCGGGTCGGGTGTCGATCGCGGTGGCGCACCGAACCGTCGAAGAACTCTGGTACTGCCTGGAGGGCGGCGGCCAGCTGTGGCGACGCCAGGGCGATCGCGAAACGGTCGTCGAACTGGCCCCCGGCGTAAGCGTTTCCATCCCCCTGGGTGCCCGCTTCCAGTTCCGCAACACCGGTGACGCAGCGCTCCGCTTCATCATCGCGACGATCCCCGCCTGGCCGGGCGACGACGAGGCCTTCCCGGTTCCGGGGCCCTGGTCCGCCAGTCTGTGA